CCGGCGCAGAGCACGGCTCCCGGCCGGTCCCGGCAGGCGCCCCATGCGGCGGCGTTGATCGCCTCGGTGGCGCCGCTCGTGAACACGATCTCCCGGGATCGGGCGCCGACGAGGGCGGCAACCGCCTCCCTGGCCTCCTCGAGCGCGACCCGGGCCATCCGGCCTTCGGTGTGGACCCGGGCCGGGTCGGCCGCCGCCGGGCCGGTCAGCCAGGCGGCCACGGCCTCGACCACCTCGGGGCGCGCCGGAGACGTGGAGGCGTGGTCCAGGTAGTGGCGGTGGGCCGCGGCGAGGGCGCCGGCGGCCGTCGGATCGGTCAGACGACGGTGACGCAGGCGGTGGCGCCCTGCGCCCGGTTGGCCTCCGTGGTCGGGGCGGTGTCCCCGTAGAGACCGGCCAGCATCCCCCGGACCATGCCCCGGTCGACGGCGCAGATCACCGGGTTCTGGACCGCCGTGTCCCCGAACGGGCACAGGTCCGAGATGATGGCCAGGGTCCCCGAGCGGGACTCGGCGTGGGCGGCGAAGCCGTGGGCGGTCAGGGCCTCGGCCACCGCCTGGAGGGCGGACCGCAGGGAGCGCTGGCCCTCTCCCGGCGCCATGTGCTCGGCCAGGGAGCGGCCGTACTCCTCACCCACCTGCTCGGCCATGGCCTGGGCCACGTCCGGGGGGAGCAGCCCCAAGGCGTTGCCCAGCAGCCTCACCATGAGGTCGTCGCTCTTCACGTGGAGCTCCAGGCCCGAGCCTCCCGGGGTGGAGCGGTAGCGCTTGGAGGGCCGGCCCGCCCCACCGGCTCCGGGCCGGTCGAGGACGACCTCGAGGTAGCCCCCGGCCGCCAGCTTGTCGAGGTGGTGGCGGGCGACGTTGGGGTGGAGGTCGAAGTGCTCCGCCACCTCGGTGGCGGTGGCGCCCTTCTCGCTGCGGGCGAACAGGTAGATGTCCCGTCGCGTCGGGTCCCCGAACGCCGAGGTCACCGCCGCCACCGCAGCCGAGAACTCGGCGTCGGAGAGGATGCGCTCGGTCTGAGCCTGCGCCACGGTCGGTATTGTACCTATGCAGACAGGGGAAATCCTCATGGCCGAGCAGCACCAGC
Above is a genomic segment from Acidimicrobiales bacterium containing:
- a CDS encoding helix-turn-helix domain-containing protein, which gives rise to MAQAQTERILSDAEFSAAVAAVTSAFGDPTRRDIYLFARSEKGATATEVAEHFDLHPNVARHHLDKLAAGGYLEVVLDRPGAGGAGRPSKRYRSTPGGSGLELHVKSDDLMVRLLGNALGLLPPDVAQAMAEQVGEEYGRSLAEHMAPGEGQRSLRSALQAVAEALTAHGFAAHAESRSGTLAIISDLCPFGDTAVQNPVICAVDRGMVRGMLAGLYGDTAPTTEANRAQGATACVTVV